TCGTGCCACAGGAGACCGTCGTCGAAATGCGCGACGGGCGCAAGCGTCAGCGGAATAAGATCACCTTCCCGGGGTATCTCTTCATTGAGATGCTCCTCTCGAAAGAGACGCGACACCTGATCGACGGAGCGCCCGGGACGATGGGCTTTGCCGATGGCACCCAGGATCCGCAGCCGCTTCGCGCCGAAGAGGTCGATCGCATTCTGGGCCGGGTCGAAGAAAGACGCGGCCAGATCACGGTCGAAATCCCCTTCCAGATCGGTGATAAGGTGAAGATCACCGATGGACCGTTCAAGGATCTGGTCGGTTCGATAAAGGAACTGAATCAGGAGAAGCGGCGGCTCAAGGTGTTAGTGACGGTCTTCAACAGTTCGACGCCTGTCGAGGTCGATTTCCTGCAGGTTACTACCAACTTCACCACCTAACCCGACGGCTGCCGACGATATGGGGAGGGAGTGAACGCGGCAGCGTCACCTTGCTTACCCGGCTGGAAAGAATTCTCAAGGTCATTGGGCGCCTGCTACAGGCTTGCCCATAGACCGGATCAACAAGACGGATTACGATTATGGCATCACCCAAGAAGCGCATTACCGGCTATGTCAAATTGCAGGTAACCGGCGGGCAGGCGAATCCTTCGCCGCCGGTCGGACCGGCGCTCGGCCAGCGCGGCGTCAACATTATGGAGTTCTGCCGTCAGTTCAACGAGCGGACCAAGGACCAGATGGGGACGACTTTGCCGGTCATCATTACGGTCTATCATGACAAGACCTTTTCGTTCGTTGTCAAGTCGCCTCCGGCTTCCTTCCTCTTGAAGAAGGCAGCCGGAATACCGAGCGGCTCGAAGGAAGCCAATCGCAGCAAGGTCGGTAAAGTATCCTCCGATCAGTTACGCGAGATTGCTAAAGTGAAGATGCCCGACTTGA
The sequence above is drawn from the Calditrichota bacterium genome and encodes:
- the nusG gene encoding transcription termination/antitermination factor NusG; protein product: MADPAAVDREFGDRRRPLDHPGDLHVRRGCDSEPHPEVHSLTGTAGARLAVARKKAHPPEPVSAPEVSSEVVAARRWYALRVFTTQENAVKNYLEGEVKRSAALIEQVGAILVPQETVVEMRDGRKRQRNKITFPGYLFIEMLLSKETRHLIDGAPGTMGFADGTQDPQPLRAEEVDRILGRVEERRGQITVEIPFQIGDKVKITDGPFKDLVGSIKELNQEKRRLKVLVTVFNSSTPVEVDFLQVTTNFTT
- the rplK gene encoding 50S ribosomal protein L11; amino-acid sequence: MASPKKRITGYVKLQVTGGQANPSPPVGPALGQRGVNIMEFCRQFNERTKDQMGTTLPVIITVYHDKTFSFVVKSPPASFLLKKAAGIPSGSKEANRSKVGKVSSDQLREIAKVKMPDLNAHTVEGAMKVVAGTARNMGITVEG